The Winogradskyella schleiferi genome has a window encoding:
- a CDS encoding ABC transporter ATP-binding protein, which produces MELRIDNLSKTYSNGIKALQNISLDIPKGMFGLLGPNGAGKSTLMRTIATLQEADSGSIVLGDIDVLKQKNELRQVLGYLPQQFGLYPKISAEVLLNHFAVLKGITHKNERKELVKALLYKTNLYDVRQQNLKGFSGGMKQRFGIAQALLNNPKLLIVDEPTAGLDPVERNRFYNVLSELGEHTVVILSTHIVDDVKELCTNMAIINQGQVCLQGKPMQILEGLKDKVYKKTIEKSELPIYKENYQVISERLFLGKPTIHIVSDTNPGDGFSLINAELEDVYFSEIFNNTNLKSN; this is translated from the coding sequence TCATTAGACATACCAAAAGGGATGTTTGGTCTATTGGGACCTAATGGTGCAGGCAAGTCTACGTTAATGCGAACTATTGCAACACTGCAAGAAGCCGATTCTGGTTCCATTGTTCTTGGAGACATCGATGTATTGAAACAAAAAAATGAATTGCGGCAGGTATTAGGGTATTTGCCTCAACAATTTGGCTTGTATCCAAAGATATCTGCCGAAGTATTACTCAATCATTTTGCAGTGCTTAAAGGCATCACTCATAAAAATGAACGTAAAGAATTAGTGAAAGCGCTTTTGTATAAAACCAATTTATACGACGTACGACAACAAAATCTTAAAGGGTTTTCTGGTGGGATGAAGCAACGTTTTGGCATTGCACAAGCGTTGCTTAATAATCCGAAATTACTTATTGTAGATGAACCAACAGCAGGATTGGATCCTGTAGAACGCAATCGGTTTTACAATGTGTTAAGTGAGCTCGGAGAACATACCGTGGTCATTTTATCGACACACATTGTTGACGATGTCAAAGAACTCTGCACAAATATGGCCATTATTAATCAAGGTCAAGTATGCTTACAAGGTAAACCGATGCAAATACTAGAAGGCCTAAAAGACAAAGTCTATAAAAAAACAATCGAAAAATCAGAATTACCCATTTACAAGGAAAATTATCAGGTCATCAGTGAACGATTATTTCTTGGTAAACCAACCATTCATATCGTGAGTGACACGAATCCAGGAGACGGCTTTTCGCTTATTAATGCCGAATTAGAGGATGTCTATTTCTCGGAAATATTCAATAATACTAACCTTAAATCTAATTAG
- a CDS encoding ABC transporter permease/M1 family aminopeptidase: protein MWYTIFKFEIQYRIKRLDTYVFFLFLFLFSIVGVDFIFQGSDMGLMKNNSPIVIAKTMGAITGIFMILASMIMGVSVLRDFEYNIESLLFSAPINKRDYLLGRFLGSFAVLLFAFTGILFGMMLSEFMPWHNPEDLLGFNAIVYIKTFLVVTLPTLFFGASLFFVTGALSRNLVVVYTQGIILFVVFMLTKAITNQFRQAILDPFSLTTTTFATKSWSALEKSTQELPFVGALLYNKLFWMSLGILALIYGYKKFNFNVVKEKQSKRKQVEKLVGKSTSVFSDIEIPEATKQYGLLSKWNQLKQFSWFYFISICKQASFWGIVICGMIIILINSVNLGTVYGVDSYPATYFIVEELKETSIYFFIIILVFYSGELVWKERGAKLDLIYDATPMSSFIKLMGKYIGLNVVYVVLMLALIGSGILFQTLSGYYKYEFQVYFYGFFLEILPFLALYTCIAFFIQSVVNHKFVGIMLVIIFFIANVALGLFGFDHDLYFFGGSALGTYSDMNGYGHFLKPYLLIKLYWFLLGILLLIIGSLVNVRGTETNLMQRIRASKNRLSKPLFKVGSMVFLVFILVGSLIFYNTNILNTYWTNTKATEFRVAYEKELKQFEYIPQPKIVDVNLKVELYPSSRDYTAEGYYILKNTNAQPINEIHIQKLIEENITLDAVTFDGGATENNTYATYDYTIYQLHSPLNPEDSIKMNFKQSFTTNGFEAGNSNANIVENGTFFNNKDFPTIGYNKKYELSDRDERSEYNLPERINRANRNDPKELVNARSGSDSDGINFEMIIGTDIGQTALVPGNLLKEWTENNRNYFHYKMEIPMIDFYSIVSAKYDIKKDQWISKSDAISKQVDLEIYYHKGHEYNIDRMMMAMKASLDYYSTNFSPYQYEQLRIMEFPRYAQFAQSFPGTVPFSESIGFVLDIDDETDVDMAFYVTAHEIAHQWFAMQVEAANVKGQYFILETLSQYAAMMVLQAHYPKEKVQQFLELQLEKYEEGKLRESGVEPTLALVDNQDYIYYAKGAINMCKLQETIGEAKVNAALKRFLEDWNTANGKLKTKTKRYATSKDLLNYFKEVTPGNQQHIIKELFESVGELEIN from the coding sequence ATGTGGTATACTATTTTTAAGTTCGAAATACAATACCGAATTAAACGACTGGACACCTATGTATTCTTCCTTTTTCTATTTCTATTTTCAATTGTTGGTGTTGACTTTATTTTTCAAGGTTCAGACATGGGGTTGATGAAAAATAATTCACCCATAGTGATTGCAAAAACTATGGGAGCCATTACCGGTATATTTATGATTTTAGCGTCAATGATTATGGGCGTTTCCGTACTAAGGGATTTTGAATACAATATAGAATCATTGCTGTTTTCTGCACCAATCAACAAAAGAGATTATTTACTAGGTCGATTTTTAGGATCGTTTGCAGTTTTGCTATTTGCATTTACAGGTATTTTATTTGGCATGATGCTAAGCGAATTTATGCCATGGCATAATCCAGAAGATCTATTAGGGTTTAATGCCATTGTTTATATAAAGACATTTTTAGTGGTAACGCTGCCAACGTTATTTTTTGGAGCTTCGTTATTTTTTGTTACAGGTGCTTTAAGCAGAAACCTGGTGGTAGTCTATACACAGGGTATTATTTTATTTGTGGTTTTTATGCTAACCAAAGCTATCACAAATCAATTTAGGCAAGCCATTCTAGATCCATTTTCGCTAACAACAACCACTTTTGCTACAAAGTCTTGGTCAGCGTTAGAAAAAAGTACCCAAGAGCTTCCTTTTGTTGGAGCATTGCTGTATAACAAACTATTTTGGATGTCTCTAGGAATACTGGCACTAATCTATGGGTATAAAAAATTCAATTTTAATGTTGTTAAAGAAAAGCAATCAAAGAGAAAGCAAGTTGAAAAATTAGTTGGTAAAAGCACTAGTGTTTTTAGTGATATAGAAATTCCTGAAGCTACAAAGCAATATGGATTACTTTCAAAATGGAATCAATTAAAACAATTTTCTTGGTTTTACTTTATCAGTATTTGCAAGCAAGCATCATTTTGGGGAATTGTTATTTGTGGGATGATTATCATTCTCATTAATTCCGTAAATCTTGGAACTGTATATGGTGTGGATAGCTATCCAGCAACCTATTTTATTGTTGAAGAACTCAAAGAAACATCTATTTATTTCTTCATAATAATTTTAGTGTTTTATTCAGGTGAATTGGTATGGAAAGAGCGAGGTGCTAAATTAGATTTGATCTATGACGCAACACCAATGTCTAGTTTTATAAAACTAATGGGTAAATACATTGGATTAAACGTAGTGTATGTAGTATTAATGCTCGCACTAATTGGTTCAGGAATTCTATTTCAAACATTAAGTGGGTATTACAAATATGAATTCCAAGTCTATTTTTATGGTTTCTTCTTAGAGATTTTACCGTTTTTAGCACTGTATACATGCATTGCATTTTTTATTCAATCTGTGGTAAACCATAAGTTTGTAGGCATAATGTTGGTGATTATATTTTTTATAGCCAATGTTGCTTTAGGTTTATTCGGGTTTGATCACGATTTATATTTTTTTGGAGGAAGCGCTTTAGGTACGTATTCTGATATGAATGGTTATGGTCATTTTTTAAAACCCTATCTGTTAATTAAATTGTATTGGTTTCTCTTAGGAATACTATTACTAATTATTGGGTCTTTAGTAAACGTAAGAGGTACTGAAACCAATTTAATGCAACGCATAAGAGCTAGCAAAAACAGATTGAGCAAGCCGCTTTTTAAAGTTGGTTCTATGGTCTTTTTAGTATTTATACTAGTGGGAAGTTTAATCTTTTACAATACGAATATTTTAAACACCTATTGGACCAATACTAAAGCAACTGAATTTAGAGTTGCTTATGAAAAAGAACTCAAACAGTTTGAATATATACCACAGCCCAAAATAGTAGATGTGAATTTAAAAGTGGAATTGTATCCTTCATCAAGAGATTATACTGCGGAAGGGTATTATATATTAAAAAACACCAACGCGCAACCCATTAATGAGATTCATATTCAGAAACTAATTGAAGAGAATATCACATTAGATGCTGTCACTTTTGATGGAGGCGCAACAGAAAATAATACATACGCTACTTATGATTATACCATCTATCAGTTGCATAGCCCTTTGAATCCTGAAGATTCAATTAAAATGAACTTTAAGCAATCATTCACTACGAATGGATTTGAAGCAGGTAATTCAAATGCTAATATTGTTGAAAATGGAACATTTTTTAACAATAAAGACTTTCCAACAATAGGTTACAACAAAAAATATGAGCTAAGTGATAGGGATGAACGTTCAGAATATAATTTACCTGAAAGAATCAATAGAGCTAATAGAAATGACCCTAAAGAATTAGTTAATGCAAGATCTGGTAGTGATTCTGATGGTATTAATTTTGAAATGATTATAGGAACAGACATTGGCCAAACAGCATTAGTTCCTGGGAATTTATTGAAAGAATGGACAGAAAATAATCGTAATTATTTTCATTATAAAATGGAAATTCCAATGATTGATTTTTACTCAATTGTTTCAGCAAAATATGACATAAAAAAAGACCAATGGATTTCAAAATCTGATGCTATTTCGAAACAAGTAGATTTAGAAATTTACTATCATAAAGGTCATGAGTATAACATAGATAGAATGATGATGGCTATGAAAGCGTCATTGGATTACTATAGCACAAATTTCAGTCCGTATCAATATGAACAATTGCGTATTATGGAATTTCCACGTTATGCGCAATTCGCACAATCATTTCCAGGCACTGTTCCATTCTCAGAATCTATAGGTTTTGTTTTAGATATTGATGATGAAACCGATGTAGATATGGCATTTTATGTAACTGCACACGAAATTGCCCACCAATGGTTTGCTATGCAAGTAGAAGCCGCAAATGTAAAAGGGCAATACTTTATTTTGGAAACACTTTCTCAATATGCTGCCATGATGGTTCTACAAGCGCACTATCCAAAAGAAAAGGTTCAGCAATTTTTAGAGTTGCAATTAGAGAAATACGAGGAAGGCAAACTCAGAGAATCTGGAGTAGAACCGACTTTAGCTTTAGTAGATAATCAAGACTATATTTATTATGCTAAAGGTGCCATTAACATGTGCAAACTTCAGGAAACTATTGGAGAAGCAAAGGTAAATGCTGCTTTAAAGCGATTTCTTGAAGATTGGAATACCGCTAATGGTAAGTTAAAAACTAAAACAAAAAGGTACGCAACGAGTAAAGACTTACTTAATTATTTTAAAGAAGTTACACCAGGCAATCAACAGCACATCATCAAGGAACTTTTTGAATCTGTAGGTGAATTAGAAATTAATTAA
- the mnmE gene encoding tRNA uridine-5-carboxymethylaminomethyl(34) synthesis GTPase MnmE codes for MHNDTIVALATPSGSGAIAVIRLSGQEAISIASKCFKSVSNKDLAQQATHTIHLGHIVDGSRTIDEVLVSVFKDPNSYTGENVVEISCHGSSYIQQEIIQLFLRNGCRMASAGEFTLRAFLNGKLDLSQAEAVADLISSDNEASHQIAMQQMRGGFSSEIAKLREELLNFASLIELELDFAEEDVEFADRTQFKQLIERINFVLKRLIDSFSVGNVIKNGIPVAIVGEPNVGKSTLLNALLNEDRAIVSEIAGTTRDTIEDEISIGGIGFRFIDTAGIRDTKDVVESIGIKKTFEKIEQAQVVLLLVGSPQLAVGSSAVESFKIEIEKIKNKFPQKQLLVILNKIDQITDSDLAELTTSLGSHTENLIPISAKTGFGVEQLTNKLLNLINTGALRNNETIVTNSRHYDALLKAFEEIQKVQYGLETDLSGDLLAIDIKQALYHFGEITGEITNDDLLGNIFANFCIGK; via the coding sequence ATGCATAACGATACTATTGTAGCTTTGGCGACGCCCTCTGGAAGTGGCGCCATTGCGGTTATCCGCTTATCAGGACAAGAAGCGATCTCTATAGCTTCAAAATGTTTTAAATCGGTTTCCAATAAGGATTTAGCACAACAGGCGACCCATACCATTCACTTAGGTCATATTGTTGATGGAAGCCGAACTATAGATGAGGTTTTAGTGTCTGTATTTAAAGATCCAAATTCTTATACAGGGGAAAATGTGGTAGAGATCTCATGTCATGGTTCGTCTTATATCCAACAAGAAATTATTCAATTGTTTTTAAGAAATGGCTGTCGAATGGCATCAGCGGGTGAGTTTACACTTCGTGCATTTTTAAATGGAAAACTAGATTTGAGTCAGGCGGAAGCTGTAGCCGATTTAATAAGTAGTGATAATGAAGCATCCCATCAAATTGCGATGCAACAGATGCGTGGCGGTTTTTCTTCTGAAATTGCCAAGCTACGCGAAGAACTGCTCAACTTTGCTTCTTTGATTGAACTGGAGCTCGACTTTGCAGAGGAAGATGTGGAATTTGCCGACCGCACACAATTTAAACAATTGATTGAACGCATCAATTTTGTTTTGAAACGTTTGATTGATTCCTTTTCGGTAGGAAACGTGATAAAAAACGGTATTCCTGTAGCCATTGTCGGCGAGCCTAATGTTGGAAAATCAACCTTATTGAATGCTTTACTAAATGAAGACAGGGCGATAGTATCTGAAATTGCAGGCACCACAAGAGATACGATTGAAGATGAAATATCGATTGGTGGTATTGGGTTTCGGTTTATTGATACTGCAGGTATTCGTGACACTAAAGATGTGGTGGAGAGTATTGGGATTAAAAAAACATTTGAAAAGATTGAGCAAGCGCAAGTCGTCTTACTTTTAGTTGGCAGTCCGCAGTTGGCAGTTGGCAGTAGTGCGGTTGAATCTTTTAAAATTGAAATAGAAAAAATAAAGAATAAGTTTCCGCAAAAGCAGTTGTTGGTGATCTTAAATAAAATAGACCAAATTACGGATTCAGATTTAGCAGAACTGACTACAAGCCTTGGGTCACACACTGAAAATCTGATTCCTATTTCTGCTAAAACTGGTTTTGGCGTCGAGCAATTAACTAATAAACTGCTCAATTTAATTAATACAGGCGCTTTACGTAATAATGAAACCATAGTTACCAATTCCCGTCACTATGATGCACTGTTGAAAGCTTTTGAGGAGATACAGAAGGTGCAATACGGACTGGAAACCGATTTATCTGGCGATTTGTTAGCTATAGATATTAAACAGGCTCTATATCACTTTGGGGAAATCACTGGTGAAATTACCAATGATGATTTGTTGGGTAATATTTTTGCTAATTTTTGTATCGGGAAATAA
- a CDS encoding TlpA disulfide reductase family protein, protein MKKLVIYTIVSLLFFSCKQEPKRTNYIINGTAKGVYNGVRVHLNETDEKGRDKAVDTKMVVNEQFTFEGKMDTPTLYHITVNSVPGKLPIMVENSAINVEINKAKISESKITGSKSQNIYETYQNGLKDIEKEIAQLNSEMRRARSQRDMAKQEVLTKQIEAIKNKKTEFTVDYINEHNDDFFSLYLIQDALKDPNLDVEKYRAAFNNLDATLKSSKVGAEIKLRLDNLYNIQMKTANLEVGKVAPNFKAPTPDDKMVSLNDLLGKVTIIDFWAAWCGPCRRENPNVVKVYNEFHDQGLEIIGVSLDGSRGQKDPKKAWLDAVEKDQLKWTQVSYLKYFNDPVAQLYNIKSIPATYILDKDGKIVAKNLRGNALRQKVEELLKN, encoded by the coding sequence ATGAAAAAACTAGTCATTTACACAATCGTAAGTCTTTTATTTTTTAGTTGTAAACAAGAACCAAAACGCACCAATTATATTATCAATGGTACGGCCAAGGGTGTTTATAATGGTGTAAGGGTACATTTAAATGAAACAGATGAAAAAGGAAGGGATAAGGCGGTTGATACCAAAATGGTGGTGAACGAGCAGTTTACGTTTGAAGGCAAAATGGACACGCCAACCTTATATCACATTACGGTAAACAGTGTTCCCGGAAAACTACCCATAATGGTAGAAAACAGCGCAATAAATGTTGAGATCAATAAAGCGAAAATATCAGAGTCGAAAATAACAGGTTCTAAATCCCAAAATATATATGAAACCTATCAAAACGGCTTAAAGGATATAGAAAAAGAAATAGCACAACTTAATTCTGAAATGCGAAGAGCAAGGTCTCAAAGGGATATGGCAAAACAAGAAGTACTGACCAAACAAATCGAGGCCATAAAAAATAAAAAAACAGAATTTACCGTTGATTATATAAATGAGCACAACGATGATTTTTTTAGTTTATATCTTATTCAAGACGCATTAAAAGACCCTAATTTAGATGTCGAAAAATATAGGGCAGCCTTCAATAATTTAGATGCAACATTAAAATCATCCAAAGTTGGCGCAGAAATTAAACTAAGATTAGATAACCTCTACAACATCCAAATGAAAACAGCCAATTTGGAAGTTGGGAAAGTAGCGCCTAATTTTAAAGCACCTACACCAGATGACAAAATGGTCTCGCTTAATGACCTTTTGGGAAAAGTCACCATTATCGATTTTTGGGCAGCTTGGTGTGGCCCTTGCCGAAGGGAAAACCCAAATGTGGTTAAAGTATACAATGAATTTCATGACCAAGGATTAGAAATAATCGGTGTGTCCTTAGATGGTTCACGTGGACAAAAAGATCCAAAAAAAGCATGGTTGGATGCGGTTGAAAAAGATCAACTTAAATGGACTCAGGTGTCTTATTTAAAATATTTCAATGATCCAGTGGCGCAACTTTATAATATTAAGTCCATTCCAGCAACCTACATTCTTGACAAAGACGGAAAAATCGTTGCCAAAAATCTTCGAGGAAACGCTCTAAGACAAAAAGTAGAAGAATTGTTAAAAAACTAA
- a CDS encoding rhomboid family intramembrane serine protease, which produces MDNLGISIVTIVIIAANGILSFKGFNDRSFFEKYKFNVGSIRRGEQIRMLSSGFLHADITHFLFNMFTLYFFAEAVIRPLGSFNFLIIYFASLIFGNLLSLYFHKNDYWYSAIGASGAVTGVLYSAILLNPGMSLYMFFVPIPIPGYVFGIGYLLYSIYGMKKRIGNIGHDAHFGGAIGGYVITLILMPSLFRTDLLYIGLLAIPIIILFVLHKTGKLN; this is translated from the coding sequence ATGGACAATTTGGGAATAAGCATAGTCACGATTGTAATTATCGCAGCCAACGGAATCCTATCATTTAAGGGATTTAATGATCGCAGTTTTTTTGAAAAGTATAAGTTTAATGTTGGTAGCATAAGACGAGGCGAGCAAATTAGAATGTTAAGTTCTGGATTTCTTCATGCGGATATTACCCATTTTTTGTTTAATATGTTTACCCTATACTTTTTCGCAGAGGCCGTAATCAGGCCGCTTGGCTCTTTTAATTTTCTCATTATTTATTTCGCTAGTTTGATATTTGGGAATTTGCTTTCACTTTATTTTCATAAAAACGACTATTGGTACAGTGCTATTGGCGCGAGTGGTGCCGTAACAGGAGTTCTATACTCGGCAATCCTCCTAAATCCTGGCATGAGTTTGTATATGTTCTTTGTACCCATTCCAATTCCAGGCTATGTGTTTGGTATTGGCTATTTATTGTACTCCATTTATGGCATGAAAAAAAGAATTGGCAATATTGGTCACGATGCGCATTTTGGTGGTGCTATTGGAGGTTATGTTATTACTTTAATATTAATGCCAAGTTTATTTAGAACTGACTTATTGTATATAGGTTTGTTGGCCATACCGATTATTATACTTTTTGTTTTACATAAAACGGGAAAGTTGAATTAA
- a CDS encoding lysophospholipid acyltransferase family protein, with the protein MQLIAYILVYPILWLISILPFRLLYGLSDIVCFFIFRVFGYRKSVVKENLRLVFPDKPEHEIATITKQFYHHFCDMMVEAIKSLTISEAQIKKRFKFTNVELLNDLEAKNRSIILMSGHYGSWEWIFILQTYLKHKGFAVYKRLNNKYFDKLVKRLRAKYNSHLITTKETFNVLLKSKRKGELTINGFVSDQTPKAHKAFHWNEFMGIKVPMYTGAEILAKKLDMAVVFFSVKRLKRGYYETSFKTISEHPKEFEDYEITDIFFKLLEEQIIEAPQYYLWTHRRWKHRDKVPPEFL; encoded by the coding sequence ATGCAACTTATTGCTTATATCTTAGTTTACCCTATTCTTTGGCTAATTTCAATCTTACCGTTTAGATTACTTTATGGCCTTTCTGATATCGTTTGTTTTTTTATTTTCAGAGTTTTTGGTTATAGAAAATCGGTTGTAAAAGAGAACCTTAGATTAGTTTTTCCTGATAAACCTGAACACGAAATTGCTACAATTACCAAACAATTCTATCATCACTTTTGTGACATGATGGTGGAAGCCATTAAATCCTTGACGATTTCTGAAGCGCAAATAAAAAAGCGGTTTAAGTTTACCAATGTTGAATTACTCAATGATTTAGAAGCCAAGAATAGAAGTATTATTTTAATGAGTGGGCATTACGGCAGTTGGGAATGGATTTTTATTTTACAGACCTACTTAAAACACAAAGGTTTTGCTGTTTACAAACGCTTAAACAATAAATATTTTGACAAACTGGTAAAACGCCTCAGGGCCAAATATAATTCACATCTTATTACGACTAAAGAAACCTTTAATGTTCTGCTAAAAAGTAAACGAAAAGGTGAATTAACCATTAACGGTTTTGTATCTGACCAAACGCCAAAAGCGCATAAAGCATTCCACTGGAACGAATTTATGGGCATCAAAGTACCTATGTATACAGGTGCTGAAATATTGGCAAAAAAATTGGATATGGCTGTGGTGTTTTTTAGTGTGAAACGTCTAAAACGCGGTTATTACGAAACCTCCTTTAAGACCATTTCAGAACATCCAAAAGAATTTGAAGATTACGAAATTACAGATATATTTTTCAAACTACTGGAAGAACAGATTATAGAAGCACCTCAGTATTATCTTTGGACACATAGACGCTGGAAGCATAGAGACAAGGTGCCACCCGAATTCCTTTGA
- a CDS encoding aminotransferase class V-fold PLP-dependent enzyme — protein MTLISETKRQDMVTDLETYFNQFRKHIIGQEQSFVSPYGEQKIIYTDWTASGRLYRPIEEKLTNDFGPFVANTHTETTVSGTAMTKAYHKARHIIKDHVNANDDDILIVSGNGMTGVVNKFQRILGLKIPENLKAFTKVPDEMRPVVFISHMEHHSNQTTWLETMAKVEVVPPNEEGLFCLKNLETLLHQYKDCTIKIASIIDGSNVTGIQIPHHEVAKLMHKHGGVCFVDFACSAPYVAIDMHPIDKDAQLDAIFFSPHKFLGGPGSSGVLVFNKKLYKNMVPDCPGGGTVSWTNPWGEHKYIDNIEDREDGGTPGFLQTIKTALSIRLKEQMGVANMLKREHELVAIIFEKLGNIPNINILAGQHKDRLGVISFYIDDLHFNLAVKLLNDKFGIQTRGGCSCAGTYGHFLLHVDQQMSHELTNEISIGELVRKPGWIRMSIHPTTTNAEIKFVCDSIVELSKNHKTWSKDYDYSKSNNEFIHKSLIESEGSELDVDVWFEM, from the coding sequence ATGACTTTGATTTCTGAAACTAAAAGGCAAGATATGGTAACTGATTTAGAAACCTATTTCAATCAGTTCAGAAAGCATATTATTGGTCAAGAACAATCCTTTGTGTCGCCTTATGGCGAACAAAAAATCATCTATACGGATTGGACTGCTTCTGGTCGTTTATATCGACCTATTGAAGAAAAACTGACGAATGATTTTGGACCGTTTGTAGCGAACACACATACGGAAACAACTGTTTCTGGTACGGCTATGACCAAAGCTTACCATAAAGCAAGGCATATTATTAAAGACCATGTCAATGCCAATGACGACGATATCCTTATCGTTTCAGGTAATGGAATGACAGGAGTGGTCAATAAATTCCAACGTATTTTAGGCTTAAAAATTCCTGAGAATTTAAAAGCCTTTACTAAGGTTCCAGATGAAATGCGACCTGTAGTTTTTATTTCACATATGGAACATCATTCTAACCAAACTACCTGGCTAGAAACTATGGCAAAAGTTGAGGTAGTGCCGCCTAATGAAGAGGGTTTATTTTGCCTGAAGAATTTAGAGACTTTATTGCATCAATATAAAGATTGTACCATTAAAATTGCATCTATAATAGACGGTTCTAATGTTACAGGAATTCAGATTCCACATCATGAGGTTGCTAAATTGATGCATAAACATGGAGGGGTTTGTTTTGTGGATTTTGCCTGTTCTGCACCTTACGTAGCTATTGATATGCATCCAATTGATAAAGATGCTCAATTAGATGCCATATTCTTTTCGCCTCATAAGTTTTTGGGTGGACCTGGCTCTTCTGGTGTTTTGGTTTTCAATAAGAAATTGTATAAAAATATGGTGCCAGATTGTCCAGGAGGCGGTACGGTAAGTTGGACGAATCCTTGGGGCGAACACAAATATATTGATAATATTGAAGATCGAGAAGATGGTGGTACACCAGGATTTCTTCAAACTATAAAAACAGCTTTGTCTATTCGTTTAAAAGAACAAATGGGAGTGGCTAATATGCTGAAGCGGGAACATGAACTTGTAGCGATCATCTTTGAGAAACTTGGAAATATTCCTAACATAAATATTCTCGCAGGTCAGCATAAAGATCGGTTAGGTGTGATTTCTTTTTATATCGACGACTTGCATTTTAATCTTGCTGTGAAACTGTTGAATGATAAATTCGGGATTCAAACACGTGGTGGTTGCAGTTGTGCGGGTACTTACGGGCATTTTTTGTTGCATGTAGATCAGCAAATGTCTCATGAATTAACGAATGAAATTTCCATCGGAGAGTTAGTGCGTAAGCCAGGTTGGATTCGTATGTCTATTCATCCAACAACCACAAATGCTGAAATAAAATTTGTTTGTGACAGTATTGTTGAATTATCCAAAAATCATAAAACATGGTCTAAAGATTATGACTATTCCAAGTCTAATAATGAGTTTATTCATAAATCGCTAATTGAAAGCGAAGGGTCTGAATTAGATGTGGATGTTTGGTTTGAGATGTAA